Proteins co-encoded in one Zerene cesonia ecotype Mississippi chromosome 3, Zerene_cesonia_1.1, whole genome shotgun sequence genomic window:
- the LOC119838358 gene encoding uncharacterized protein CG16817-like: MAGETPVPPPVLWAQRREDVFLTFSVESKDPTIKIEKDSVYFKGVSVPDKKNYEVTIPLYDMVEPEVSGFVNKGRCIEMVLRKEKKDASFWPSLTKDKKKPHYLKIDFNKWKDEDDENEEEGNYNFDDMIRSIQGGGGDKNEKISFDNLESDSDDENLPDLE; this comes from the coding sequence ATGGCCGGTGAAACTCCAGTTCCTCCTCCAGTCCTTTGGGCACAACGACGGGAAGACGTATTTCTTACATTTAGCGTTGAATCCAAAGACCCgactattaaaatagaaaaagattcagtttattttaaaggtgTAAGCGTGCctgataagaaaaattatgagGTGACAATACCATTATACGATATGGTCGAGCCAGAGGTTAGCGGTTTTGTTAATAAAGGCCGGTGTATAGAAATGGTTCTtcgtaaagaaaaaaaagatgcTTCATTTTGGCCTTCTCTAACTAAAGATAAAAAGAAGCCACATTATCTCAAGATAGATTTTAATAAGTGGAAAGATGAAGATGATGAAAATGAAGAAGAAGGAAACTATAACTTCGACGATATGATCCGATCAATACAAGGAGGTGGAGGAGATAAGAACGAAAAAATCTCTTTTGATAATTTAGAAAGCGATTCGGATGATGAAAACCTACCTGATTTGGAATGA